The Microcystis panniformis FACHB-1757 region TGCTTTTTTGGGAATATGCAGAATAGGCTTTTTTTGTCTAAAAAGCCCTAGGCTACTACTATCTAAAGTAATTATAGCGGTTCTCGCATCTGTGCGGCACACTTAAACCTTTGCTGATTAAGCTGTTCAGGATCGGGAATGTACCTCTTGTGAATCAGAAACGCTATAGATAGTAGTAAGAGCGATCACTTTTTTTTAAATCCTACAGTAATCATAGCAATTATTGTCGGTCAAACTTATCTTTTCTCTTGGTGTAAATCGTCAATTAATTACCTTACTCCTCTTCTCTACTCATTAAAGTAGCGACTAAGAAATTCTTGGGGAGTAATGATTGTAATTTTTTGATTTTTAGCTAATTTAAGGATTTTACCCGGAACTCCTCCCCACAACAATCCTGAAATCCAAACATTGACATCTAGAACAACTTTCATGAGTTGGCGCGTCTAATTTGGCGAGCTTCTTTAATCATCTGGCTAATCTCAGCCAGAGTCGGTTGATTGGGGTCTGGTTCCATTGCTTCTAGTCGCTCAAAGAATTGCTCTAGATTGACTTTATCTTGATGAACTTTTTTGAGAATGATGGAGTCTTCCGTCAGGGAAATCATGTATTTATCTCCTGGGTTGAGGCGGGTTTGAACTTCAGGAGGAAGTTCGAGGTTTCCTTCTCGATTGATTTGTATGAGTAGCTCTTTGGTCATCGGCTTCAAAATAAACTTTATTAGCTTTAGCTGTTAAACAGACTTTATAAATAATCTGATCAAGTTAATTATATATATCTTAGCGAATTTTTCAAGCTAGGGCTTGCTACCTTGGAATCTAATCTGGGAATTGATGACCCTCAGCGATTCGCGTCTGGAGAGGTAATGTTTCTCCCTCTACATTTATACTACCCCAAGAGAGTCCTTCCACAGAATCAATACCACTGGCTACTTGATAACGGCTCCAGAACGGTTATTAGCGACGCTTGAGGGAAACCCAACCACACCAATGTCGTCAAGAATGTTGGGTTTCGCTCAAACCATTGAATCGAGCAGTTTTCTCCTAATTATTAAATCGCTCAACCAAACCTACAAGCTTCTATCTGATAACTGATAACTGATAACTGATAACTGATAACTGATAACTGATAACTGATAACTGATAACTGATAACTGATAACTGATAACTGATAACTGATAACTGATAACTGATAACTGATAACTGATAACTGATAACTGATTAAGACTTCACTCCCAAGTTAAAGAAAATCGTTCCCCGACGCACAG contains the following coding sequences:
- a CDS encoding putative toxin-antitoxin system toxin component, PIN family, with product MKVVLDVNVWISGLLWGGVPGKILKLAKNQKITIITPQEFLSRYFNE